The following DNA comes from Chitinophaga nivalis.
AGAATTCAAGATCAACTTTCTGCATACCGCAAAGGGAGAAAAGCTGCTGGCCAGCGGAAAAGTCCTGAAAGCCGGCAGTACGCTTACGGTATGTCAGGCTGATTTGTATACCGTACAGCAGGACGTGGAAAAACACGTCGCCACGGCCCTCGTCACCTTAATGAAAGCCCGTTGAATATGGAAATCACGTCGATATCTTCTTTTCTGGATTATTATGGCAGTATCCGCGCGCGAACGCTCCGCTTACTGCAATGTGTACCGCCCGACCAGCTGGATTGGAGCTATATGCCCGGCAAATTCACCATTGCCGATCATATCCGGCACCTGGCGGCAATAGAACGTTATATGTATGCCGAAACGGTAGCCGGCCGCCCCTGTGTGTACAGCGGATGTGGTAAGGAGCTGGCCGATGGCTATGAAGCCGTGATGCAATATTTTCATACCCTGCATGCGCAATCGCTGACGATCTTTCGTTCGCTCCGTGATGAAGACCTGCAGCAAAAATGTACCACGCCCGGCAACATACAGATTACTACCTGGAAATGGTTGCGTGCGATGGTGGAACACGAAGTACATCACAGGGCCCAGCTCTACCTGTATCTGAATATAATAGGGGTGAAAACACCACCTATGTTTGGTTTGTCATCAGAGGAAATCATTGCTAACAGTATTTCAATATCATCATCCAATGAGTAACTACAACATTTTTAAACAACTGCATCAGGAGTCCGCTCCGCTTTTACTGGGTAATGCCTGGAATGTGGCCAGCGCCCGCATATTGGAAGAAAGTGGTATCAAGGCGATTGGTACTTCCAGTTCTGCCATTGCCGATACACTCGGGTATGAAGACGGCGAGCATATTCCTTTTGATGAATTATTTTTTATCATTGAAAAAATAGCCCGGCACGTACGGGTACCGTTGTCTGCGGATATTGAAAGTGGTTACAGCAAAGAGGTAGCCACCGTCATTCAGCATATAGAACGCCTGTACAATATCGGAGTGGTGGGTATTAATCTGGAAGACTCCATCGCTGCTGCCCGGGAACTGGTTCCCACAGACATTTTCCGCCGTAAGGTGGAAACCATCAAAAACTATCTGGTGCAGCAAAACATGGATTTTTTTCTGAACATACGAACAGATACTTTTTTACTGGATATAGCAGATCCCCTGCCGGAAACTTTTGCGCGTATTCACGCTTTTGAGCAGGCGGGTGCAGACGGTATTTTTGTGCCTTTTATTAAAAAGCCCGAAGATATCCGGCAGGTGACTGCTGCTACATCATTACCTGTGAATGTGTTGTCTATGCATGGTTTGCCATCTTTTGAGGTACTACAGGAAGCCGGTGTGAAGCGGATCAGTATGGGAGGTAGTGTGTACCGCGCGGTGTATAAAGGGTTAACAGCTACGGTACAGGAAATTGTGCATACAAAATCTTTTAATCCGGTATTCTGAGGTTACTTTTTAATTACCCAGTAGCCAATGGCCAACCATACGAGGCCTTTAGCCAGGAAAAAAAGGAAGCCCCAGAAGCCGATCCTTTTTATCCATTTGATAATCTGTTCTTTTTTACTGGAGACTGTTGACATAATGCGCTAATTTTACAGCTTTTTTGGTTCGCAATTTACCTGTTTTTGGGATATGATTACAAGTTAAAAATTACGCTTTTTTCCGGAAGATAAAGTCAGCTATCAGTCGTTTTTTATCGACAGGGAAAGCGTAATTTTTAAGGCTGTTGTCAGCTGATTTGTTTTTTCAGGAAAGTGCTGGTAACGGCTGTTTTATGTTTTACTAACCCCGCCGGTAATCCTTCAAATACCACTTGCCCGCCATCACGGCCAGCGCCCGGCCCCATTTCTATGATCCAGTCTGCCTGACTGATTACCTGCAGGTTATGTTCAATAACAATCACTGTGCTGCCATTGTCAGTGAGCCGGTTTAATAAGATGATCAGTTTTTCCACATCAGACAAATGTAGTCCGGTAGTAGGTTCATCCAGTACATAAATATTCCCGCTTTTTTCCAGTTCCGTAGCCAGTTTAATCCGTTGTCTTTCTCCGCCGGAGAGGGTACTGAGCGGTTGCCCCAGGGTGAGGTAACCTAAGCCTACATCGTATAGGCGTTGCAGTATGTCGTGTATGACCGGCGTTTCAAAAAAGTCCAGCGCGGTTGTTACAGGCATCTGTAAGATCTCATGGATATTTTTCCCCTGCAGGGTATACTGTAATACTTCCGGTGTAAAACGCTGTCCCTGACAGGTTTCGCAGATACTCACCACAGGATCCATAAAGGCGAGATCAGTGTAGGTATGACCCAGGCCCCGGCAAGTGGGGCAGGCGCCTTTGGAGTTGGCACTGAATAAAGATGCCGATACCTTGTTTTCCTGTGCAAACAACTCACGTAACGGGTCTGCTATACCGGTATAGGTAGCCGGATTGGAACGCCTGGAACCGGTAATGGCGCCCTGATCGATGCAGATGGCGGTGGGATAATGGCGGGGGAGTACCCCATTAATCAGGCTGCTCTTGCCGGAACCGGCTACGCCGGTTACCACGGTGAGTACGCCGGTGGGTATACGTACGGTGACCTGTTTCAGGTTATGCAGGGAGGCATTTTCGATCAACAGGTTGCCGGCAGGCTTGCGTGGGGTGCTTTTTAAGGCCATTTTACGGGCAAGATGGGTACCGGTGAGGGTGTGTGCCTTCCGGAGTCCTTCCAGGCTGCCCTGGTATACAATCTGCCCGCCCTGGGTACCTGCGCCGGGCCCCATATCAATGATATGATCGGCGATGGCAATAACATCCGGATCATGCTCTACTACGAGTACGGTATTCCCTTTATCCCGCAGCTGCCGAAGCAGTTTATTGAGCTGATGTACATCCCGGGGATGCATCCCGATGCTGGGTTCGTCGAAGATGTAGGTCATACCTGTCAGGCTGCTCCCGAGGTGACGTACCATCTTTACCCGCTGGGATTCGCCACCGGAAAGCGTAGCCGTTTCCCGGCTGAGGGTAAGGTAGCCTAAACCAATGCCCATCAGGTGTTCCAGCCGTTCCGTAATGGCGGCGGTAATCGTATGTGCTACCGGATCCCGGACGGTGTGGATGAAATCGGCCAGGTCATTGATTTGCCAGGAGGTACAGTCGGCAATATGATAGCCGTTGATCCGGCAGGCCAGTATTTCCGGGCGTAGCCGGGCGCCATGGCAATCAGGGCAGGGGCCGCGGCCTATTACCTGGTCAAAGGCGGCCTTGTATTTGCCCTTGGTTTCTTTGGATTCTTTGGCGATATAACTGCGTATAAAACGGGGCAGCACGCCTTCGTACAAGCTGGTGGGCGGCCATTCCGGGGCTGGGTTGGGCAGCCGGAATTCCTCCTGATATACCAGCAGCTGCCATTCTTCCGGCGTATAATTTTTCAGCAGTTTATCGTTGTCAAACAGGCCGGAGTGTACATATCTTTTCCAGCGCCAGCCTCCCGGGGCAAAGGTGGGAAAACGAATGGCGCCTGTGTTGAGCGAACGGTTTTTATCCAGCAACAGGTCTACATCCGGCTGTGCAACGGTACCCAGGCCTTCGCAGGTAGGACACATGCCATCCGGATGGTTGAAGGAGAAAGCCGTGGCATAACCGGCAAAGGGCTTCCCGGCACGGGAATACAATAAACGGAGCAGGGTGTAGATATCTGTAATGGTACCTACGGTAGAGCGGGCATTGCCGCCGAGCCGCTGCTGGTCTACGATGATGGCGGCGGATAGTTGTTGTATGAGATCTGCATCCGGTTGTCCGTAATGTGGTAGCCGGTGTCTGGCAAAGGCCGGAAAGGTTTCATTTAACTGCCGTTGAGATTCGGCTGCAATGGTATCAAATACCAGCGACGATTTACCGGAACCCGACACACCCGTGAAGATGGTAATGACTTCTTTCGGAATGGTTACGGAGATATTTTTCAGGTTGTTTTCCCGCGCTCCCTTGATAATGATGGCATTTTTAGGATGTTTCATTACTTTTGAGTTTGCATAACCATGCTGATGGTTAAAGGTGTAAATGGTTAACAAAGTTAACGATAATTGTCTGACCAATGGCTGATAAATCCAACCCGGCATTCGAAGCGGTATATACTGAATTTCAGTGCCTGATAATGGCCGAAGTAAACCGGCTGAGTATAGATGGCATCAGTGCCACACAATACAATATGCTGGATTTTATTATCCGTAACGGACCATGCACGACCAGCATGCTGGCAAAAGGATTTCATATTTCTCCGCCGGCTGTTTCCCGGCACATGAAAAAATTGCTGGAAAAAAAATACGTACTCCAGGTGCGGGATAAGGACGATCGCCGTCACTATTTTCATCGGATTACCCCCAAGGGAATGAAGCTGGTGAAAAATGCCACCCATCTGCGAAAAAATATGTCGGCAAACATACAACAGGCATTATCCAAACCCGACCTGATCACTTTCACCCGTTTATGCCGGCAGATTGTAGACCAAATTAAATGATTACGCCTGTCTGAGGTTGTTGGCTTTATTGTATCTTCATTTCTGCCGGATATGGAAATCCGTTTAACCCTATTACGATGATTTACAGAGAAGCAACCCTGGCGGATATTCCCGGTTTATTCCGGGTACGTTTAGCCGTAAAAGAGAACAGGCTGGTAAATACCAGTCTGGTTACAGAAGCAGATTATATCAGGTACCTGACCACCGATGGTAAAGGCTGGGTGGCCGCCACTATGCATGCAATTATTGGATTTGCCATCATTGATACGCACAGGAATAATATCTGGGCCTTATTTGTAGATCCGGCTTTTGAAGGGCAGGGCGTTGGCAAAACCTTACAGACAGCAATGCTCCACTGGCATTTTACCCGGTCTGCCGCCCCGTTGTGGCTCGGTACCGGCAAAGGCACCCGTGCAGAAAAATTTTATACCCTTACCGGCTGGAAACCCTGCGGCATCCTGGAAACCGGTGAGCAGAAGTTTGAAATAACCTATGACGCCTGGCAGAACAGGCAATGTTAATGTATCAGAGACTATGAAAAAACGACTACTTTTTGTTATCTTTTTTTTCTTCATGATCGCCGGCAGTTATGCCCAGGAAAACAAACTGCCTGATATGACGCTGACAGACCGGCAACAACATCCCTGGCAGCTGACTGCGCAGAAAGGAAAAGTGATGTTTATCTATCTCTGGAATGGCTATGAACCCAGCGTCAGCGACCTGGCTTTCCTGGAATGGGTGGAGAAACGTTATGGCAACCGGATACAGTATGCCTATATCACAAAAGGGGCCTTTTCCGGCGCGTGGCGCAAACTGTTTGACCGTTTCCCGCAGCTAAAGGGATTGCAGGGTGAAACCGCTGGTAAAGATGAAGAAAAGTGGTCCCGGTTCATGGAGCATTATGCCAGCATTGTACTGGTAGATAAAAAAGGCCGGATCTATTACCAGAATCCTTACCAGTTTGAAGAAGCACTCGATCAATACCTGAAAGAATAAACCGGTATAAACAGCAGGGATCCGGGCACCTTATTTTTGCCCGGATCCCTGCTGTTGATGTGATGTTTATTGTTAACGTTGGAGGATGATTTTAGTGGAACTGCTTTCGCCGGTTTGCGGATCCATTACTTTGATGAAGTAAATACCATCCGGTAATTGTGGCTGCAGATAAAAGTTGTTCGTGCGTAATCTCTCCTGTTGTACCAGTTTACCATTCCGGTCGTATACCAACACCAGCTTATTGGTCAGATTTTTATGGAAGGAAAAATAGACCTGACCTGCTGTTGGATTGGGGAATACGTCCTGTGGTATCAAATAGGACTTGGTTTGCGGTGCTGGCTGTGGCCCGCTGCAGGCAATTACTTTCACGTTTACCGGTTTACGTTGCGGGTGCTCGCATTCAAAGGCCGATGCGGCATAATAGGTTTGCGTAGCAGCCGGACTCACCTTGAAATATTTACCGGTATACAACAGGTTACCACCTGTAGGTGCATCGTACCACCGTATTTC
Coding sequences within:
- a CDS encoding DinB family protein, encoding MEITSISSFLDYYGSIRARTLRLLQCVPPDQLDWSYMPGKFTIADHIRHLAAIERYMYAETVAGRPCVYSGCGKELADGYEAVMQYFHTLHAQSLTIFRSLRDEDLQQKCTTPGNIQITTWKWLRAMVEHEVHHRAQLYLYLNIIGVKTPPMFGLSSEEIIANSISISSSNE
- a CDS encoding isocitrate lyase/PEP mutase family protein, whose product is MSNYNIFKQLHQESAPLLLGNAWNVASARILEESGIKAIGTSSSAIADTLGYEDGEHIPFDELFFIIEKIARHVRVPLSADIESGYSKEVATVIQHIERLYNIGVVGINLEDSIAAARELVPTDIFRRKVETIKNYLVQQNMDFFLNIRTDTFLLDIADPLPETFARIHAFEQAGADGIFVPFIKKPEDIRQVTAATSLPVNVLSMHGLPSFEVLQEAGVKRISMGGSVYRAVYKGLTATVQEIVHTKSFNPVF
- a CDS encoding alanyl-tRNA synthetase, giving the protein MSTVSSKKEQIIKWIKRIGFWGFLFFLAKGLVWLAIGYWVIKK
- a CDS encoding excinuclease ABC subunit UvrA, whose product is MKHPKNAIIIKGARENNLKNISVTIPKEVITIFTGVSGSGKSSLVFDTIAAESQRQLNETFPAFARHRLPHYGQPDADLIQQLSAAIIVDQQRLGGNARSTVGTITDIYTLLRLLYSRAGKPFAGYATAFSFNHPDGMCPTCEGLGTVAQPDVDLLLDKNRSLNTGAIRFPTFAPGGWRWKRYVHSGLFDNDKLLKNYTPEEWQLLVYQEEFRLPNPAPEWPPTSLYEGVLPRFIRSYIAKESKETKGKYKAAFDQVIGRGPCPDCHGARLRPEILACRINGYHIADCTSWQINDLADFIHTVRDPVAHTITAAITERLEHLMGIGLGYLTLSRETATLSGGESQRVKMVRHLGSSLTGMTYIFDEPSIGMHPRDVHQLNKLLRQLRDKGNTVLVVEHDPDVIAIADHIIDMGPGAGTQGGQIVYQGSLEGLRKAHTLTGTHLARKMALKSTPRKPAGNLLIENASLHNLKQVTVRIPTGVLTVVTGVAGSGKSSLINGVLPRHYPTAICIDQGAITGSRRSNPATYTGIADPLRELFAQENKVSASLFSANSKGACPTCRGLGHTYTDLAFMDPVVSICETCQGQRFTPEVLQYTLQGKNIHEILQMPVTTALDFFETPVIHDILQRLYDVGLGYLTLGQPLSTLSGGERQRIKLATELEKSGNIYVLDEPTTGLHLSDVEKLIILLNRLTDNGSTVIVIEHNLQVISQADWIIEMGPGAGRDGGQVVFEGLPAGLVKHKTAVTSTFLKKQIS
- a CDS encoding MarR family winged helix-turn-helix transcriptional regulator yields the protein MADKSNPAFEAVYTEFQCLIMAEVNRLSIDGISATQYNMLDFIIRNGPCTTSMLAKGFHISPPAVSRHMKKLLEKKYVLQVRDKDDRRHYFHRITPKGMKLVKNATHLRKNMSANIQQALSKPDLITFTRLCRQIVDQIK
- a CDS encoding GNAT family N-acetyltransferase — encoded protein: MIYREATLADIPGLFRVRLAVKENRLVNTSLVTEADYIRYLTTDGKGWVAATMHAIIGFAIIDTHRNNIWALFVDPAFEGQGVGKTLQTAMLHWHFTRSAAPLWLGTGKGTRAEKFYTLTGWKPCGILETGEQKFEITYDAWQNRQC
- a CDS encoding TlpA family protein disulfide reductase — translated: MKKRLLFVIFFFFMIAGSYAQENKLPDMTLTDRQQHPWQLTAQKGKVMFIYLWNGYEPSVSDLAFLEWVEKRYGNRIQYAYITKGAFSGAWRKLFDRFPQLKGLQGETAGKDEEKWSRFMEHYASIVLVDKKGRIYYQNPYQFEEALDQYLKE